In Flavobacterium luteolum, the DNA window ATTGCAGAAGCACATGTCAAAATTCCTCTAAAAACTTTAAACCGACACGGACTAATTGCCGGCGCAACAGGAACAGGAAAAACCAAAACAATTCAGGTTTTTTCTGAGCAACTTTCTAATGCAGGAATTCCTGTATTAATGATGGATATTAAAGGTGATTTTAGCGGTATAGCTAAAGAAGGTAAAGAGGAAGGTTTTATCACAGAACGTCATGCTAAAATAAACATACCTTATAATGTAGCCGCATTTCCTGTCGAGTTGATGTCTTTATCAAAACAAAACGGAGTTCGTCTGCGTGCTACTGTTTCTGAGTTTGGACCTGTTTTGTTTTCAAGAATTTTAGATTTGAATGATACCCAGGCTGGCGTTGTGGCTGTTATCTTCAAATACTGCGACGATAACAAAATGCCTTTATTAGATTTAAAAGACATTAAGAAAGTAATCAATTATATTACAGAAGAAGGCAAAGATGAAATTGCTGCTAGTTATGGCAAAATCTCGACTGCCACAACTGGAACTATCCTTAGAAAGATTATAGAACTGGAACAGCAAGGCGGTGATTTGTTTTTTGGTGAATTGTCTTTTGAAACGGATGATTTAATGCGAATTGACGAAAACGGAAAAGGTTACGTTAATATCATCCGCTTGACGGATATTCAGGATAAACCTAAATTATTCTCGACTTTTATGCTAAGTCTTTTGGCTGAAATTTACCAGAAGATGCCAGAAAAAGGAGATGCAGACCAACCTGAATTGGTCATCTTTATTGACGAAGCGCATTTAATTTTTAATGAAGCTAGCAAAGCATTATTAGAGCAAATCGAAACAATTGTAAAATTAATTCGTTCTAAAGGTGTTGGGATTTATTTTGTAACACAAAACCCAATGGATGTTCCGAGTGGTGTTTTGGCTCAGTTGGGTTTAAAGATTCAGCACGCGCTTAGAGCTTTTACAGCAAATGATCGCCAGGCTATTAAAAAAACAGCAGACAACTACCCTACTTCTCCTTATTATAAGACTGATGAATTACTGACGAGTTTAGGAATTGGAGAGGCTTTGGTCACAGCACTTAACGAAAAAGGTATTCCAACTCCTCTTGTGGCCACTATGATGCGTGCACCAATGAGCCGAATGGACGTTTTGTCTCAATCTGAAATTGACGAAATAAATGGCAAATCGAAACTTGTTAAGAAATATGCTGAAGAGATTGACCGCGAAAGTGCTTTTGAAATTTTAAACAAAAAACTAACAGACGCTGCAGAAGTTGCAGCCCAGCAAGAAGAACAAGCTCCTGCTAAATCATCAAAAGCAGAACCGAGTACAACAGAAGTTGTTACAAAATCTGTTTTGAAAGTCGTAACAAGCGCTACTTTTATAAGAGGTGTTTTTGGTGTTTTGACTAAAATATTTAAGAAATAAAAAAACTAAACCATATAAGTTATATAAGTTCATTTAATTTATGCGAAACGCATTTATACTGACTTAAATAACTTATATGGTTTAAAAATTTTATCTATTTTCTAATAACTCCAGAATCTTGTTTTCTACTTCTGGACTATCCCAGATGTTTTCGATATTTTCCATTCGAAGCACTTCTTCCATAATTCCGTTTTGATAATCTCCGATTGCTAAAGCTTCGGCGTACGGACGATCACTAAAGGTAACACGGCTGTAAAGCGGAATCCATTTATCTGGATGTTTGTCTGAAAAAACTTTTTCTATTTTCTTTTGCAACAAGAATTTTTCATCTGCTGTTTTAGTGCTCATTTCT includes these proteins:
- a CDS encoding helicase HerA-like domain-containing protein is translated as MNKKENFIADITTGYSSKGDSIILGGAMLDGEPIAEAHVKIPLKTLNRHGLIAGATGTGKTKTIQVFSEQLSNAGIPVLMMDIKGDFSGIAKEGKEEGFITERHAKINIPYNVAAFPVELMSLSKQNGVRLRATVSEFGPVLFSRILDLNDTQAGVVAVIFKYCDDNKMPLLDLKDIKKVINYITEEGKDEIAASYGKISTATTGTILRKIIELEQQGGDLFFGELSFETDDLMRIDENGKGYVNIIRLTDIQDKPKLFSTFMLSLLAEIYQKMPEKGDADQPELVIFIDEAHLIFNEASKALLEQIETIVKLIRSKGVGIYFVTQNPMDVPSGVLAQLGLKIQHALRAFTANDRQAIKKTADNYPTSPYYKTDELLTSLGIGEALVTALNEKGIPTPLVATMMRAPMSRMDVLSQSEIDEINGKSKLVKKYAEEIDRESAFEILNKKLTDAAEVAAQQEEQAPAKSSKAEPSTTEVVTKSVLKVVTSATFIRGVFGVLTKIFKK